One genomic region from Solwaraspora sp. WMMD792 encodes:
- a CDS encoding ABC transporter substrate-binding protein: MRTSRTAAVAAVSTAVLLAAGCGEAGADPAPDAADGYPVTVTNCGVDVTFDAAPQRVVLLKSAAVPYLHALGVLDRVTARAGQYPAEYYDEATLAELDRIPLLTDKTDTSGHLQISKEVVISQQPDLVLGEVDNLSRDTLSAVDIPLLEEPAMCPGSTTVPTFDDIYAQMRTYGEVFDRADEAAAAVTALEERMAQVQAQAGASSGRTAAVLYPTVGGGVTYAYGTASMAHPQLEAAGLRNVFDDVPERVFEVTVEELLGRDPDVLVLLYSDGDPAAVEQGLTGLPGAENLAAVRNGDVLTQLFNFTEPPTPLSIDGLERIVQHFQAES; this comes from the coding sequence ATGAGGACAAGCCGTACCGCCGCCGTCGCGGCGGTCTCCACCGCCGTGCTGCTCGCCGCCGGATGCGGTGAAGCCGGTGCCGACCCCGCGCCGGACGCCGCCGATGGCTACCCGGTCACCGTCACCAACTGCGGCGTCGACGTCACCTTCGATGCTGCGCCGCAGCGGGTCGTGCTGCTCAAGAGCGCTGCCGTGCCGTACCTGCATGCGCTCGGCGTGCTGGACCGGGTCACCGCCCGGGCCGGGCAGTACCCGGCGGAGTACTACGACGAGGCGACCCTCGCCGAACTGGACCGGATCCCGCTGCTGACCGACAAGACCGACACCAGCGGCCACCTGCAGATCTCCAAGGAAGTGGTGATCAGCCAACAGCCGGACCTAGTGCTCGGCGAGGTGGACAACCTCTCCCGGGACACGCTGTCGGCGGTGGACATCCCGCTGCTGGAGGAGCCGGCGATGTGCCCGGGAAGCACGACGGTGCCGACCTTCGACGACATCTACGCCCAGATGCGGACCTACGGCGAGGTGTTCGACCGGGCCGACGAGGCGGCAGCGGCGGTCACCGCGCTGGAAGAGCGGATGGCGCAGGTGCAGGCCCAGGCCGGGGCGAGCTCCGGTCGTACGGCGGCGGTGCTGTACCCGACCGTCGGCGGCGGTGTCACCTACGCGTACGGCACCGCCAGCATGGCGCACCCTCAGTTGGAGGCGGCCGGCTTGCGCAACGTCTTCGACGACGTACCGGAACGGGTCTTCGAAGTCACGGTGGAGGAGCTGCTGGGCCGCGACCCGGACGTGCTGGTCCTGCTGTACAGCGACGGCGACCCGGCCGCCGTCGAACAGGGCCTGACCGGGCTGCCCGGGGCGGAGAACCTGGCCGCCGTACGCAACGGCGACGTGCTGACCCAGTTGTTCAACTTCACCGAGCCGCCGACGCCGCTGTCCATCGACGGACTTGAGCGGATCGTGCAGCACTTCCAGGCCGAGTCGTGA
- a CDS encoding iron ABC transporter permease has protein sequence MAAATLSAVRSDLLGVAAQRRRTGIWLVALTVGLVATAVVAVGSGAIGIAPTTVAAIIGHQLVGLPGEATWSLPEQAIVWQVRLPRVLLGMLVGAGLAVCGVALQAMVRNVLADPYLLGINSGASSGAAAAILFGAGAGFGQHALSTSAFLGALAASLLVFLIARSGGRVTSIRLLLSGVAVGYALYATTSFLIFASGSAEGARSVMFWLLGSLSLARWDALLAVAAVVLVGMTGYLTIVGRRLDVLAIGDETAQTLGVSPDRFRLRLLVLVSLSVGVLVSAAGSIGFVGLVVPHLARRLVGAPHVRVVPVAALLGAILLVWADVLARVLLAPQEIPIGIITALLGAPFLLVLIRRLHATTG, from the coding sequence ATGGCGGCGGCCACCCTGTCGGCAGTCCGCAGCGACCTGCTCGGCGTCGCCGCACAGCGCCGCCGGACCGGGATCTGGCTGGTCGCGCTGACCGTCGGGCTGGTGGCCACCGCCGTGGTGGCGGTCGGCTCCGGTGCCATCGGAATCGCCCCGACGACCGTCGCCGCCATCATCGGCCACCAGTTGGTCGGACTGCCCGGTGAGGCGACCTGGAGCCTGCCGGAGCAGGCCATCGTCTGGCAGGTCCGGCTGCCCCGGGTGCTGCTCGGCATGCTCGTCGGTGCCGGGCTGGCCGTGTGCGGAGTGGCGTTGCAGGCGATGGTCCGTAACGTTCTCGCCGACCCGTACCTGCTGGGCATCAACTCCGGAGCGTCCAGCGGCGCGGCGGCGGCCATCCTGTTCGGGGCCGGCGCCGGCTTCGGCCAGCACGCCCTCTCCACCAGCGCCTTCCTCGGCGCCCTCGCCGCCTCGCTGCTGGTCTTCCTGATCGCCCGCAGCGGCGGCCGGGTCACCTCGATCCGGCTGCTGCTGTCCGGCGTCGCCGTCGGCTACGCCCTGTACGCCACCACCAGTTTCCTGATCTTCGCCTCCGGGTCGGCCGAAGGCGCCCGGTCGGTGATGTTCTGGCTGCTCGGGTCGCTGAGCCTGGCCCGCTGGGACGCCCTGCTGGCGGTGGCCGCCGTCGTGCTGGTCGGGATGACCGGGTACCTGACCATCGTCGGCCGGCGACTGGACGTGCTCGCCATCGGCGACGAGACCGCGCAGACCCTTGGAGTGTCACCGGACCGGTTCCGGCTGCGCCTGCTGGTACTGGTCTCGCTCAGCGTCGGCGTGCTGGTCTCCGCCGCCGGCAGCATCGGCTTCGTCGGCCTCGTCGTGCCCCACCTGGCCCGGCGGCTGGTCGGCGCACCACACGTACGGGTGGTGCCGGTGGCCGCCCTACTCGGCGCGATCCTGCTGGTCTGGGCCGACGTGCTCGCCCGGGTCCTGCTTGCTCCCCAGGAGATCCCGATCGGGATCATCACCGCGCTGCTGGGCGCACCTTTCCTGCTGGTTCTGATCCGCCGCCTGCACGCCACGACCGGGTGA
- a CDS encoding isoprenyl transferase, with amino-acid sequence MTKGRGLRPPVAPTPHPSGARPPALPKQALPDHVAIVMDGNGRWAKDRGLPRTKGHEQGEFSLFDTVEGAIELGIPYLSAYAFSTENWRRSPDEVRFLMGFNRDVIRRRRDQLVDLGVRVVWSGRAGRLWKSVISELQTAEQMSRHNSTLTLQFCVNYGGQAEIADAAAAIARDVAAGKVDPARVNEKMLARYLYHPEVPEVDLFLRPSGEQRTSNFMLWQSAYAELVFLDTLWPDFDRRHLWYACELYAQRDRRFGGALPNPVAPQG; translated from the coding sequence ATGACCAAGGGCAGGGGCCTGCGCCCGCCGGTGGCACCCACTCCGCACCCGTCCGGTGCCCGGCCACCGGCGCTGCCGAAGCAGGCGCTGCCCGACCACGTGGCGATCGTGATGGACGGCAACGGCCGGTGGGCCAAGGATCGCGGTCTGCCCCGGACCAAGGGGCACGAGCAGGGCGAGTTCTCGCTGTTCGACACCGTCGAAGGCGCGATCGAGCTGGGCATCCCGTACCTGTCGGCGTACGCCTTCTCGACGGAGAACTGGCGGCGCTCGCCGGACGAGGTCCGCTTCCTGATGGGCTTCAACCGCGACGTCATCCGCCGCCGCCGCGACCAGCTGGTCGACCTGGGGGTACGGGTGGTGTGGTCCGGTCGGGCCGGCCGGCTGTGGAAGAGCGTGATCTCCGAGCTGCAGACCGCCGAGCAGATGTCCCGCCACAACAGCACACTCACCCTGCAGTTCTGCGTCAACTACGGCGGCCAGGCGGAGATCGCCGACGCGGCGGCGGCGATCGCCCGCGACGTCGCGGCCGGCAAGGTCGACCCGGCCCGGGTCAACGAGAAGATGCTGGCCCGCTACCTCTACCACCCGGAAGTGCCCGAGGTGGACCTGTTCCTGCGGCCGTCCGGCGAGCAGCGGACGTCGAACTTCATGCTCTGGCAGTCGGCTTACGCCGAGCTGGTCTTTTTGGACACCCTCTGGCCCGACTTCGACCGGCGGCACCTGTGGTACGCCTGCGAGCTGTACGCGCAGCGGGACCGCCGGTTCGGCGGTGCTCTGCCCAACCCGGTCGCCCCGCAGGGCTGA
- the recO gene encoding DNA repair protein RecO, producing the protein MPGYRRQLYRDDAVVLRVQKLGESDRIITLLTRRHGRLRAVARGVRRTTSRFGARLEPFGHVDLQIAGNPDGPGSSLHTVSQVEGLHLYGKRFLADYPRYTAASAIVETAERLTPVEREPSLRLFQLTLGALRALAEGDHAGTLVLDAYLLRGMALAGWAPALRDCAVCGTQGRHRAFSVPAGGCVCPDCRPPGAAHPAPATIDLMAALATGDWQVADTSEPATRRECSGLVAAHLQWHLERGLRSLPLVDRSPGD; encoded by the coding sequence GTGCCCGGATACCGCCGCCAGCTCTACCGCGACGACGCGGTGGTGCTGCGCGTACAGAAGCTGGGCGAATCCGACCGGATCATCACCCTGCTGACCCGCCGGCACGGCCGGCTGCGGGCGGTGGCCCGGGGGGTACGCCGGACCACCTCCCGGTTCGGTGCCCGGCTGGAGCCGTTCGGCCACGTCGACCTGCAGATCGCCGGGAACCCCGACGGGCCCGGCAGCTCACTGCACACGGTCAGCCAGGTCGAAGGGCTGCACCTGTACGGCAAACGGTTCCTGGCCGACTACCCGCGCTACACGGCCGCCAGCGCGATCGTCGAAACCGCCGAGCGGCTCACTCCGGTGGAGCGGGAGCCGTCGCTGCGGCTGTTCCAGCTCACCCTCGGCGCGCTGCGGGCACTGGCCGAGGGCGACCACGCCGGCACCCTGGTGCTCGACGCGTACCTGCTGCGTGGGATGGCCCTCGCCGGCTGGGCGCCGGCGCTGCGCGACTGCGCGGTGTGCGGCACCCAGGGCCGGCACCGGGCGTTCTCCGTACCGGCAGGGGGGTGTGTCTGCCCGGACTGCCGACCGCCCGGCGCGGCCCATCCGGCGCCGGCCACCATCGACCTGATGGCCGCCCTGGCCACCGGCGACTGGCAGGTGGCGGACACCTCGGAGCCGGCCACCCGCCGGGAGTGCAGCGGACTGGTGGCGGCGCACCTGCAGTGGCATCTTGAGCGCGGGTTACGCTCGCTGCCGCTGGTCGACCGTTCCCCAGGAGACTGA